A window from Aeromonas rivipollensis encodes these proteins:
- the dinB gene encoding DNA polymerase IV produces MRKIIHIDMDCFFAAVEMRDNPALREVPLAIGGSADRRGVISTCNYVARRFGVRSAMPSALARKLCPPLVLLPGRMAVYKETSRQLQAIFLRYTDRVEPLSLDEAYLDVTDSPHCGGSATLMAAEIRAAIARELGLTASAGVAPNKFLAKLASEQRKPDGLFVIRPREVDEFVRQLPLGKLPGIGRKTAQRLESLGLYSCEDARQLGNEELVSRFGKLGEMLAGRIWGHDEQPVQAQRTRKTIGVETTLASDVLDEAACWEVLSRLIPELELRFARACPAEALMGQGIKLKFADFQQTTVYRKGSYQATRFHDLLHEGLQRAQGKPIRLLGLVVGLPGAGEINQLSLDLS; encoded by the coding sequence ATGCGCAAGATCATTCACATCGACATGGACTGCTTCTTCGCCGCGGTGGAGATGCGGGACAACCCGGCCCTGCGGGAGGTGCCGCTGGCCATCGGCGGCTCGGCCGACCGGCGCGGCGTCATCTCCACCTGCAACTATGTGGCGCGCCGCTTCGGGGTGCGCTCCGCCATGCCGAGCGCCCTGGCCAGGAAGCTCTGCCCGCCGCTGGTGCTGCTGCCGGGCCGGATGGCCGTCTACAAGGAGACCTCCCGCCAGTTGCAGGCCATCTTCCTGCGCTACACCGACAGGGTGGAGCCGCTCTCACTGGATGAGGCCTACCTCGATGTCACGGACAGCCCCCACTGCGGCGGCAGCGCCACCCTGATGGCGGCCGAGATCCGCGCCGCCATCGCCCGCGAACTGGGGCTGACCGCCTCGGCCGGGGTGGCGCCGAACAAGTTTCTGGCCAAGCTCGCCTCCGAGCAACGCAAGCCGGACGGGCTGTTCGTGATAAGGCCCCGGGAGGTGGACGAGTTCGTGCGCCAGCTGCCGCTTGGCAAGCTACCCGGCATAGGCCGCAAGACGGCCCAGCGGCTGGAGTCCCTCGGGCTCTACTCCTGCGAGGATGCGCGCCAGCTCGGCAACGAGGAGCTGGTGAGCCGCTTCGGCAAGCTGGGGGAGATGCTCGCCGGTCGCATCTGGGGGCACGATGAGCAGCCGGTGCAAGCCCAGCGGACCCGCAAGACCATAGGGGTGGAGACGACCCTGGCCAGCGACGTGCTGGATGAAGCCGCCTGTTGGGAGGTGCTCAGCCGGCTCATTCCCGAGCTGGAGCTGCGCTTTGCCAGGGCCTGCCCTGCGGAGGCGCTGATGGGGCAGGGGATCAAGCTGAAGTTTGCCGATTTTCAGCAGACCACCGTCTATCGCAAGGGGAGCTACCAGGCGACCCGTTTCCACGATCTGCTGCACGAGGGGCTGCAACGGGCTCAAGGAAAACCCATCCGCCTGCTCGGTCTGGTGGTCGGCCTGCCAGGGGCCGGGGAAATCAATCAACTGAGCCTGGATCTCAGCTGA